In one window of Tenacibaculum mesophilum DNA:
- a CDS encoding mechanosensitive ion channel family protein, with amino-acid sequence MNFSSTIAKLKESVQLYWNEFINQIPKIIIAILIVAVGIIIANLISNFFRKTISKKTNDPLMTNFLAKTIKISFSILVIMLALKIAGLGGIAAGLLTAAGASAIIFGFAFKDVGENFISGVILSFNRPFDVNDTVMIGDIFGKVKMMEFRFTKLKTFDGRDVYIPNSDIVKKAVYNYTEDGFYRSDFVVGIDYDDDIDTAKKVIINAVVNTLGVIDTDEHQCFVTVDGLGVSTVNLKVIFWTKTKEYKRGALEVKSDVIKNVKNVIIKNGLNMPADITEIKLYGSQDSIPVTVTK; translated from the coding sequence ATGAATTTTAGCAGTACCATAGCCAAATTAAAAGAATCTGTTCAATTATACTGGAATGAGTTTATAAACCAAATTCCAAAAATAATTATAGCTATTCTTATAGTGGCTGTAGGTATTATTATTGCTAATCTTATATCAAATTTTTTTAGAAAAACAATTTCTAAGAAAACAAATGATCCTTTAATGACTAATTTTTTAGCCAAAACAATAAAAATTAGTTTTAGTATTTTGGTAATCATGCTTGCTTTAAAGATAGCAGGTTTAGGAGGCATTGCTGCAGGATTGTTAACTGCAGCTGGAGCCTCAGCTATAATTTTTGGATTTGCTTTTAAAGATGTAGGAGAGAATTTTATCTCAGGGGTAATATTATCCTTTAATCGCCCTTTCGATGTTAATGATACAGTAATGATTGGAGATATTTTTGGTAAAGTAAAAATGATGGAATTTAGATTTACCAAATTAAAAACATTCGATGGAAGAGATGTATACATTCCCAATAGTGACATTGTAAAGAAAGCTGTATATAACTATACTGAAGATGGTTTTTACCGTTCAGACTTTGTGGTTGGGATTGATTATGATGATGACATAGATACAGCAAAAAAAGTAATCATAAATGCGGTAGTTAATACTTTAGGAGTTATTGATACAGATGAACATCAATGTTTTGTTACGGTAGACGGTTTAGGAGTAAGTACTGTAAATTTAAAAGTTATTTTTTGGACCAAAACTAAAGAATACAAACGAGGCGCACTCGAAGTTAAAAGTGATGTAATTAAAAACGTAAAAAACGTGATAATAAAAAACGGGCTAAACATGCCTGCAGATATTACAGAGATAAAACTATACGGTTCACAAGACAGTATTCCAGTTACAGTAACAAAATAA
- the aroB gene encoding 3-dehydroquinate synthase, protein MTTINAATYPIHFEEKGYNELTYLVSERNYSSVFILVDDNTLDCCYPRFIQLFATDKPIEVIQIDAGEVHKNIETCMGVWNVMTELGADRKSLLITLGGGVITDLGGFVASTFKRGIDFVNIPTTLLSMVDASVGGKTGVDLGVLKNQIGVFANPELIIIDPEYLHTVTPREIRSGTAEIIKYGMTHDIKLFNEIKDNDKLNIVDLIHRSIEIKNEVVLEDPKEQGIRKVLNWGHTIGHGVESYFLENPKKEALTHGEAIAIGMVCEAYLSSKVLDFPEDKVSEIKDAIIKIYGKVALVKEDFQPILELMKHDKKNIGGEINFVLLNDYEDFKINSKASDDLIRESLSYYNS, encoded by the coding sequence ATGACCACAATTAATGCAGCAACATACCCTATTCATTTTGAAGAAAAAGGCTATAATGAATTAACCTATTTAGTTTCTGAAAGAAACTATTCTTCAGTTTTTATTTTAGTGGATGACAACACTTTAGATTGTTGCTATCCTCGATTCATTCAGTTATTTGCTACAGATAAACCTATTGAAGTCATTCAAATTGATGCTGGTGAAGTTCATAAAAACATAGAAACTTGTATGGGAGTTTGGAATGTAATGACTGAATTAGGAGCTGATAGAAAAAGCTTATTAATTACCTTAGGTGGTGGTGTGATTACTGATTTAGGTGGTTTTGTTGCATCTACATTTAAACGTGGAATTGATTTTGTGAATATTCCTACAACCTTATTAAGCATGGTAGATGCTTCTGTTGGCGGAAAAACAGGTGTTGATTTAGGTGTATTAAAAAACCAGATTGGTGTATTTGCTAATCCAGAGTTAATTATTATTGATCCTGAATACTTACACACCGTAACTCCCAGAGAAATTCGTTCTGGTACTGCGGAAATTATTAAGTATGGAATGACCCACGATATCAAGTTATTTAACGAAATTAAAGATAACGATAAACTTAATATTGTTGATTTGATTCATCGTTCGATAGAAATTAAGAATGAAGTTGTTTTGGAAGATCCTAAAGAACAAGGTATTCGTAAGGTTTTAAACTGGGGACATACTATTGGGCATGGTGTAGAGTCTTATTTTTTAGAGAACCCGAAAAAGGAAGCTCTAACACATGGTGAAGCTATTGCCATTGGAATGGTTTGTGAAGCTTACTTATCATCAAAAGTATTAGATTTTCCTGAAGATAAAGTCTCTGAAATAAAAGATGCTATTATTAAAATTTATGGTAAAGTAGCATTGGTAAAAGAAGATTTTCAGCCTATTCTTGAATTGATGAAACATGATAAAAAGAATATAGGAGGAGAAATTAACTTTGTGCTTCTTAACGATTATGAAGATTTTAAAATAAACAGTAAAGCTTCTGATGATTTAATTAGGGAGAGTCTTAGTTATTATAATTCATAA
- a CDS encoding LETM1 domain-containing protein yields the protein MNTVDEIKEAIYKNKKRLAKELQESRELIFLVRKSLTTSLTDEEKAKVKEQTLDICKAIPAFTVFMLPGGALLLPLLIKLIPDILPSAFREDDEELENRKLK from the coding sequence ATGAATACAGTTGATGAAATAAAAGAAGCTATCTATAAAAATAAAAAAAGATTAGCAAAAGAGCTTCAAGAAAGCAGAGAGCTTATATTTCTTGTTAGAAAATCACTAACAACTTCATTAACAGACGAAGAAAAGGCAAAAGTAAAAGAACAAACACTTGATATTTGTAAAGCAATTCCTGCCTTTACAGTGTTTATGCTACCAGGAGGAGCATTACTTTTGCCTTTACTTATAAAATTAATTCCTGATATTTTACCTAGTGCTTTTAGAGAAGATGATGAAGAGCTAGAAAATAGAAAGTTAAAATAG
- a CDS encoding SOS response-associated peptidase family protein encodes MIYKLSNIASIERIETFTKLPFKYPYLHKPKRKINGLKEQTVCIINMENPNQIMQAIWGLLPQNYGDNWNKFQHIKQTLHINKEDIKNNILFKEALYLRRCLFIVTGFYIHKVINGVVENYLVEKDNQEPFYLAGLYNITNDGFYTCSVINTKLIGKLNDFNNLYQVMPIQIPEIFKNMWLNKKSEIIDINYLMSTPYITNLKVQRIASKKENV; translated from the coding sequence ATGATTTATAAGCTATCAAACATAGCAAGTATAGAACGTATTGAAACTTTTACAAAACTCCCTTTTAAGTATCCTTATTTACATAAACCTAAAAGAAAAATTAATGGTTTAAAAGAACAAACAGTTTGTATAATTAATATGGAAAATCCTAATCAAATTATGCAAGCCATTTGGGGGCTACTTCCTCAAAATTATGGAGATAATTGGAATAAGTTTCAACATATAAAACAAACACTACATATAAATAAGGAAGATATTAAAAATAATATACTTTTTAAAGAAGCTCTTTATTTACGAAGGTGTTTATTTATCGTAACTGGTTTTTATATTCATAAAGTTATTAATGGAGTTGTAGAGAATTATTTAGTAGAAAAAGACAATCAAGAACCCTTTTATTTAGCGGGTTTATATAACATTACCAACGATGGTTTTTATACATGTTCAGTTATTAACACCAAACTAATTGGAAAACTTAATGACTTTAATAATCTTTATCAGGTAATGCCCATACAAATTCCTGAAATTTTTAAAAATATGTGGTTAAATAAAAAATCAGAAATTATAGATATAAATTACCTTATGAGTACACCTTACATTACAAATTTAAAGGTACAGAGAATAGCTTCTAAAAAAGAAAATGTTTGA
- a CDS encoding patatin-like phospholipase family protein: MIKEKYKCSFEKIKNLDTKVPINLVLSGGAEKGVAHIALLEKLEELNIKINSISACSAGSLVGAMYASGMKPKEILNFFKNTEIFQFSWITIAKPGIFNSSNYARLIDDKIKPTFEDLEIPLIVSTTNLNKGTTEYFNEGSLLKPVLASCALPGLFNPVKIGDALYSDGGIIDNFPTTPFKQSEYPIVGSYVVYPSEKTSEELNTTLKVLAHTSKLLMLSSEEYKFFETYATICFPLGEFSGFSTKEVDSIYETAKKYIDKKLEERIN, from the coding sequence ATGATTAAAGAAAAATATAAATGTTCTTTTGAAAAAATAAAGAACCTGGACACAAAAGTGCCTATAAATTTAGTATTAAGTGGAGGAGCCGAAAAAGGTGTAGCTCATATTGCTTTATTAGAAAAGTTAGAAGAGTTAAATATTAAAATTAATTCAATTTCAGCTTGTAGCGCTGGTTCATTGGTAGGAGCAATGTATGCTTCTGGAATGAAACCAAAAGAAATATTAAACTTTTTTAAAAATACTGAAATATTTCAGTTTTCTTGGATAACAATTGCTAAACCAGGAATTTTTAATTCATCCAATTATGCAAGATTAATTGACGATAAAATAAAACCAACCTTTGAAGATCTAGAAATACCTTTAATAGTTTCTACAACTAATTTAAATAAAGGAACTACAGAGTACTTTAATGAAGGAAGTTTACTAAAACCTGTTTTAGCATCATGTGCATTACCAGGTTTATTCAATCCTGTAAAAATTGGAGATGCACTTTATTCTGATGGTGGAATTATAGATAACTTTCCTACAACTCCCTTTAAACAGTCAGAATATCCAATAGTGGGAAGTTATGTAGTATATCCTTCTGAAAAAACAAGTGAGGAACTAAATACCACTTTGAAAGTTTTAGCACATACATCTAAACTTTTAATGCTATCATCTGAAGAATATAAGTTTTTTGAAACTTATGCTACTATTTGTTTTCCTTTAGGTGAGTTTAGCGGTTTTAGCACTAAAGAAGTAGATTCAATATATGAAACAGCAAAAAAGTACATAGATAAAAAACTAGAAGAAAGAATAAATTAA
- a CDS encoding proline dehydrogenase family protein, whose protein sequence is MMRLFDNTETAFKLKSDSELERAYFLFKMIQSQPMVRIGTAVTNFALKAHLPVEGLIRSTVFDHFCGGVSEDDCLPNIEKMYEQGNVHSVLDYSVEGKEDEAQFDDALKMTLKTINFAEEKQSIPYAVFKPTGFGRFALYQKLTEGKEFTSEEKVEWDRVVERFHTVCKAAKEKDVPLLIDAEESWMQDAADDLIEELMEIYNKEKAIVFNTLQMYRHDRMEYLRKLHQRAHQKGYHIGMKVVRGAYMEKERERAKENGYESPICVDKQATDDNYNEAVRYMMDHKNMAIFAGTHNEESSYLLMDLAKEHNIAKDDKRMWFGQLYGMSDHISFNLAKEGYNVAKYVPFGPVRDVMPYLIRRAEENTSVAGQTSRELNLLKTEKARRKL, encoded by the coding sequence ATAATGAGACTTTTTGATAATACAGAAACTGCTTTTAAATTAAAATCTGACTCAGAGTTAGAACGTGCATATTTTTTGTTTAAAATGATTCAGAGCCAACCAATGGTTCGAATAGGTACAGCGGTAACAAACTTTGCTTTAAAAGCACACTTACCAGTTGAAGGATTAATCCGTTCAACAGTTTTTGATCATTTTTGTGGAGGAGTAAGTGAAGATGATTGCTTACCTAATATCGAAAAAATGTACGAACAAGGTAATGTACACAGTGTTTTAGATTATTCAGTAGAAGGGAAGGAAGATGAAGCCCAGTTTGATGATGCTTTAAAAATGACATTGAAAACAATCAATTTTGCTGAAGAAAAGCAATCTATTCCTTATGCAGTTTTTAAACCTACAGGTTTCGGACGTTTCGCTTTATATCAAAAATTAACTGAAGGAAAAGAGTTTACTTCAGAAGAAAAAGTAGAGTGGGATAGAGTTGTAGAGCGTTTTCATACCGTGTGTAAGGCTGCAAAAGAAAAAGATGTTCCATTACTAATTGATGCAGAAGAAAGCTGGATGCAAGATGCTGCAGATGATTTAATTGAGGAGTTAATGGAAATTTACAATAAAGAAAAAGCCATTGTTTTTAATACGCTACAAATGTATCGTCATGATCGTATGGAATATCTACGAAAGCTACACCAAAGAGCTCACCAAAAGGGATATCATATTGGAATGAAAGTTGTTCGTGGAGCTTATATGGAAAAAGAGCGTGAAAGAGCTAAAGAAAATGGTTACGAGTCTCCTATCTGTGTTGACAAACAAGCAACGGATGACAATTATAATGAAGCAGTTCGGTATATGATGGACCATAAAAATATGGCAATTTTTGCAGGAACTCACAATGAAGAAAGTTCATATTTATTAATGGATTTAGCTAAAGAACATAATATTGCTAAAGATGATAAACGCATGTGGTTTGGTCAATTATATGGTATGAGTGATCATATTAGTTTCAATTTAGCCAAAGAAGGATATAATGTAGCGAAGTATGTTCCATTCGGACCTGTTCGTGATGTGATGCCATACCTAATTCGTAGAGCAGAAGAAAACACTTCAGTAGCAGGGCAAACTTCAAGAGAATTGAATTTACTTAAAACTGAAAAAGCACGTAGAAAGCTTTAA
- a CDS encoding Dps family protein translates to MNYLNIQTEKVLPVAKELNQLLAEYHIYYQKLRNFHWNIVGKNFFELHEKFEEMYSDARVKIDEIAERILTLQYHPISRYSKYLKIANISEESPFQTDSDMIYILLDDHKTLLKQMANVIKKAEEAEDEGTIDLMGGYIASLEKTSWMLNAWSKSTVEQLNEDIVLS, encoded by the coding sequence ATGAATTATTTAAACATACAAACAGAAAAAGTATTACCAGTAGCAAAAGAATTAAACCAATTATTGGCTGAATATCACATATACTATCAAAAGTTAAGAAATTTTCATTGGAATATTGTGGGGAAAAACTTTTTTGAACTACATGAAAAATTTGAAGAAATGTATAGTGATGCTAGAGTTAAAATAGATGAGATCGCAGAACGTATTTTAACTTTACAGTATCATCCAATTAGTAGATATAGTAAGTATTTAAAGATAGCAAATATATCAGAAGAAAGTCCTTTTCAAACAGATAGTGATATGATTTATATTTTATTAGATGATCATAAAACATTATTAAAGCAAATGGCAAATGTGATAAAAAAAGCGGAAGAAGCAGAAGATGAGGGAACGATAGATTTAATGGGAGGATATATTGCTTCTTTAGAAAAAACAAGTTGGATGTTGAACGCTTGGAGCAAAAGTACCGTAGAGCAATTAAATGAAGATATTGTATTGTCATAA
- a CDS encoding DUF1328 family protein produces MLRWTVTFIIIAIIAGILGFGGIAGAAAGFAKIAFFIFIILFIISLFTGKRKV; encoded by the coding sequence ATGTTACGTTGGACAGTCACTTTTATAATAATAGCAATCATAGCCGGTATTTTAGGATTTGGAGGAATAGCAGGAGCAGCCGCAGGGTTTGCTAAAATAGCATTCTTTATTTTTATAATTTTATTTATTATATCCTTATTTACAGGTAAAAGAAAAGTTTAA